A single region of the Kineosporiaceae bacterium SCSIO 59966 genome encodes:
- a CDS encoding LPXTG cell wall anchor domain-containing protein — translation MTRTNRARHRRETGGRALASVLTALSLMLAGLVGLAGPAAADEENLNNASSWQEEGWTCKKIEGEPLKTEQLKYQSEGDLKEGELVKYVLPEPPTGQVWSLLVIKASNDRVIYGDNEAAPSAGNSYASVAKADDTGFHGISHVIRCYEPDSAPTPVPVVTSVSAQCVAEDASVSVVVDADSATGLVVRLVQGGSTVASQSVPADGAVSFSDVAAGEYTVELVDGNTVVDTDTVTVQDCDVPEPNPNAITNAAAAADICVDDGVRVDLSNEGSAVNAGISFVVSVNGVTKSVEVPAKAKKTEIFAAEEDKPVSIVVSAGDKEVYEFSGMRNCIAVAPGEDGGQPAEDDAPVSPEEEQSAEEEQAVEQEQTVEQEQSETAVLGTKIPAVQSGASVPGEQLPRTGPEQTGLLALALGLITAGAAGIIGSSLIGRRRRA, via the coding sequence ATGACCCGAACGAACCGAGCGCGCCACCGCCGTGAGACCGGCGGCCGGGCCCTCGCCAGCGTCCTGACGGCCCTGAGCCTCATGCTCGCCGGCCTCGTCGGCCTCGCTGGGCCCGCCGCCGCGGACGAGGAAAATTTGAATAACGCTTCCTCTTGGCAGGAGGAGGGCTGGACGTGCAAGAAGATTGAAGGGGAGCCGCTCAAGACGGAGCAACTCAAGTACCAGTCCGAGGGCGACTTGAAGGAGGGGGAGCTAGTCAAGTACGTGCTCCCTGAACCGCCAACGGGACAGGTGTGGAGCTTGCTCGTTATCAAAGCGAGCAACGATCGGGTGATCTACGGCGACAATGAGGCCGCGCCCAGCGCCGGTAATTCTTACGCCTCGGTCGCCAAGGCGGACGACACAGGGTTTCACGGCATCTCGCACGTGATTCGCTGCTACGAACCGGACTCGGCCCCCACCCCGGTGCCGGTGGTGACGTCGGTGAGCGCTCAGTGTGTTGCTGAGGATGCGTCGGTGTCGGTGGTGGTGGACGCCGACAGTGCGACTGGTCTGGTGGTGCGGCTGGTGCAGGGTGGTTCCACGGTCGCCTCGCAGTCCGTGCCGGCCGATGGGGCGGTGAGCTTCTCTGACGTGGCGGCTGGTGAGTACACGGTGGAGCTCGTGGACGGGAACACCGTGGTGGACACGGACACCGTCACCGTGCAGGACTGCGACGTCCCGGAGCCGAACCCGAATGCCATCACCAACGCGGCAGCGGCGGCCGACATCTGCGTTGACGACGGCGTGCGGGTCGACCTGTCGAACGAGGGATCGGCCGTCAATGCCGGCATCAGCTTCGTCGTCTCAGTGAACGGCGTGACGAAGTCCGTCGAGGTCCCGGCCAAGGCCAAGAAGACAGAGATCTTCGCGGCCGAGGAGGATAAGCCAGTCAGCATCGTCGTCAGCGCCGGCGACAAGGAGGTCTACGAGTTCTCGGGCATGCGCAACTGCATCGCCGTCGCCCCCGGCGAAGATGGTGGGCAGCCCGCGGAGGACGACGCGCCGGTGTCCCCGGAGGAGGAGCAGTCCGCCGAGGAGGAGCAGGCTGTCGAGCAGGAGCAAACTGTCGAGCAGGAGCAGTCGGAGACTGCCGTGCTCGGCACGAAGATCCCGGCCGTCCAGTCCGGCGCGTCCGTGCCGGGCGAGCAGCTTCCGCGGACCGGCCCGGAGCAGACCGGGCTTCTCGCTCTCGCGCTCGGGCTCATCACAGCCGGCGCAGCAGGGATTATCGGCAGCAGCCTGATCGGACGGCGCCGCCGCGCCTGA
- the prfB gene encoding peptide chain release factor 2: MAAVDFPAEIRNLRATFGSIREVTDLDRLRAEIAELSEQAAAPDLWDDPDAAQQVTSRLSHRQTELERVERMGQRIDDLEVLVEMAEEADDAETRAEAERELADIRKALSELEVRTLLSGEYDQREALITIRAEAGGVDAADFAEMLMRMYLRWAERKGYKAEVMDTSYAEEAGIKSATIAVHAPYAYGTLSVEQGTHRLVRISPFDNQGRRQTSFAGVEVLPVVEETDHIEIPENDLRVDVFRSSGPGGQSVNTTDSAVRLTHLPTGIVVSCQNEKSQLQNKAAALRVLQAKLLERARQERQAELDALKTDAGGSWGNQMRSYVLHPYQMVKDLRTEYEVGNPMAVFDGDIDGFLESGIRWRRQQERPAA, from the coding sequence GTGGCTGCCGTCGACTTCCCCGCCGAGATCCGCAACCTCCGCGCGACCTTCGGGTCGATCCGCGAGGTGACGGATCTGGACCGGCTGCGCGCGGAGATCGCCGAGCTGTCCGAGCAGGCCGCCGCCCCGGACCTGTGGGACGACCCGGACGCCGCCCAGCAGGTGACGAGTCGGCTGTCGCACCGCCAGACCGAGCTCGAGCGGGTCGAGCGGATGGGCCAGCGGATCGACGACCTCGAGGTGCTCGTCGAGATGGCCGAGGAGGCCGACGACGCCGAGACCCGTGCCGAGGCGGAGCGCGAGCTCGCCGACATTCGCAAGGCGCTGTCCGAGCTCGAGGTACGCACGCTGCTGTCCGGGGAGTACGACCAGCGCGAGGCGCTGATCACCATCCGGGCCGAGGCGGGCGGGGTGGACGCCGCCGACTTCGCCGAGATGCTCATGCGGATGTACCTGCGGTGGGCCGAGCGCAAGGGGTACAAGGCCGAGGTGATGGACACGTCCTACGCGGAGGAGGCCGGCATCAAGTCGGCGACGATCGCCGTCCACGCGCCGTACGCCTACGGGACGCTGTCGGTGGAGCAGGGCACCCACCGGCTGGTGCGGATCTCCCCGTTCGACAACCAGGGACGGCGCCAGACGTCGTTCGCTGGCGTCGAGGTGCTGCCGGTTGTCGAGGAGACCGACCACATCGAGATCCCCGAGAACGACCTGCGGGTGGACGTGTTCCGGTCCTCCGGCCCGGGCGGGCAGTCGGTGAACACGACCGACTCCGCGGTGCGGCTGACGCACCTGCCGACCGGGATCGTCGTCTCCTGTCAGAACGAGAAGTCCCAGCTGCAGAACAAGGCGGCGGCGCTGCGGGTGCTGCAGGCCAAGTTGCTGGAACGGGCACGCCAGGAGCGGCAGGCCGAGCTCGACGCCCTCAAGACGGACGCCGGTGGCAGCTGGGGTAACCAGATGCGCTCGTACGTGCTCCACCCGTACCAGATGGTCAAGGACCTGCGGACCGAGTACGAGGTCGGGAACCCGATGGCCGTCTTCGACGGGGACATCGACGGCTTCCTCGAGAGCGGCATCCGCTGGCGTCGGCAGCAGGAGAGGCCGGCGGCCTGA
- a CDS encoding AIM24 family protein: MRSHLFDEAHREVDSDQTWALQSPYMLKVRLGPDVLAAKGAMVAYQGRVEFQHEGAGSFGRLLKKVVTAEDTPLMRVSGQGEVFFARQAEHVFLVQLEGDGISVDGANLLAFDAAVDWDIRRVQGAGMMAGGLFNLLLQGRGVVALTSDGPPMLLDCSQQPTSVDVQAAVAWSANLSPQLVSSVRMRSMVRGGSGEAFQYRFHGPGFVVVQPSEGRPVVGDGGRSGGGGVLGDLFG; encoded by the coding sequence ATGCGCAGTCACCTGTTTGACGAGGCCCACCGTGAGGTCGACTCCGACCAGACGTGGGCGCTGCAGAGCCCGTACATGCTCAAGGTGCGGCTCGGGCCGGACGTGCTGGCCGCCAAGGGCGCCATGGTCGCCTACCAGGGGCGGGTGGAGTTCCAGCACGAGGGCGCCGGGTCGTTCGGCCGGCTGTTGAAGAAGGTCGTCACCGCCGAGGACACCCCGCTCATGCGGGTCAGCGGGCAGGGCGAGGTGTTCTTCGCCCGGCAGGCCGAGCACGTGTTCCTCGTCCAGCTCGAGGGCGACGGGATCAGCGTGGACGGGGCGAACCTGCTCGCGTTCGACGCCGCCGTGGACTGGGACATCCGCCGGGTGCAGGGGGCGGGGATGATGGCCGGCGGGCTGTTCAACCTGCTGCTGCAGGGGCGGGGCGTCGTCGCCCTGACCAGTGACGGCCCGCCGATGCTGCTGGACTGCTCCCAGCAGCCCACCTCCGTCGACGTCCAGGCGGCGGTCGCGTGGTCGGCGAACCTCTCCCCGCAGTTGGTGTCGAGCGTGCGGATGCGCTCGATGGTGCGCGGAGGCAGCGGGGAGGCCTTCCAGTACCGGTTCCACGGACCCGGGTTCGTCGTCGTCCAGCCCAGCGAGGGCCGTCCGGTGGTCGGGGACGGCGGCCGCAGCGGGGGCGGGGGCGTGCTCGGGGACCTGTTCGGCTGA